AGAATGTGTAATTTCAATGTTCAAATTATACTTCATGCTCTAGCGTTCAAGTGACATTACTGATGTTCCTTGCCATATACTGTACTTGCTTACATTCCCGTAGTTTAATTTCAAATCCTCAAATATTTGTCTTCATGGGTGGTGAAAGAAAACCTCAGCGATTTCGGAATGACAGCTTTAGCTCCAAAGTCCCTTTATTCCCAGCATTCTCACTGCGTTAATGCACTGTAGATGTTGAGCGACAGGTGTTTTTGTAACCATACTACAGGATATTCACAATATCTCCTACCAGCTTCGTATTACAAAACCAACAATTATCTAAACGTTCTTTGGTTGAGGAAAAGACACTTCAAATTAAACAAACTAGCTGTCTTAGACCAGGGTATATTTTTTGGATTTTGCAAAGTGGTGAGAAGGCAGGCCCCATAGTACATATGAAAAAGGGACCTCTGTTCCTCATTATGGTGTTGGGTGTTCACTATTTGGGTTTCAACACTTGTGCAACCCTTGTTATTGCCTCTATGTTCAATCCTTTACTCCAATGTCCAAACACCTTATTTGTTACAAGAATGTTCTTCAAAAGAGGTTTATGCTACACAGATGTTCATCACTCTGTAGCACATGGAACCAACCAATGCTGGACAGTGACTTTACTGACTTTTCAAGATCCCCATAGTTCGCCTCTAAAGTAAATATGACCTGTACTTTGTGCTAGGTTTTAtacaacaacacacacacaaaacacaagtCTACTATTCACTTTGAGCTATGTTGAAAAGTTTTCAAGAGAAGTCTTAGTTTTCTCTCCTCTCTCAAATTGCTTCCAGTTTGTGCTCTGAACTTGATGACCCAGGCAAAATATTGCCAACTGTAAAGTGTTTGATGGACAATGGATGTTTTTCAGATTCATCCAATATATCAGGCTCCTTTTTTCTCTGGCCTTTGCATTTCTGGACCAAGATCTTTATTTCCTGTTTTACATTGCTGTTCAGTAGGCCATATATGATTGGGTTGATGCAAGTAGAAATCATGGCAAGCAGGTGACACAATGAGAAGATAAGATTATGGTAGCAAACAGAAATCAAGTGATGGTTCCATTCTACAATAATGTTAAACATTTGAAGTGGCAAGTAGCATACTGCAAACGCTCCAAGCATTGATGCTAACATAAGATTCACTTTTCTCATATGGTTGTAGCTCCTTCCAAATAGACCCTCCCTTTGACGCAGATGAACCGATATGCGAAGGTAGCAACAGATTATAAAACAGAGGGGTATCACATATTGCAGGAGTAGCAATGTCAATGTGTAAGCCATCCTTTGTTGACCTGATGTCCAATACTCCGCACAAACAGACTTGTCAACAAGGAAGTCTAGCACCTTTGAAATATTTTTGTGAGGACCATCCTTTAAGTCTACTGCATAGACCAATGGCAGAGCTAAAAGTGAGGCCAGTCCCCAGACAAGAAGAACAGCTGTGTATGCTTGAGAAACATTGGGCTTCCAACCTGTGGGATGTAGAATAAGTTGGTGTCTTTCTAAGGCAATTAGTACTAAGATCATGACAGACACAGTAACGGATGCACATCCAATAAAATTGGTAATCTTGCACAAACACCGGCCAAACATCCAATAATCCATAATAGTGTAGACGACTGTGAAGGGCAAGCAAAAAATCCCAACTAATATATCAGAGAAAGCCAAGTTGGCAATGAGAATGTGTGTAACATTTCCCTTCTCCTTTCTCCGGCAGATCACATATATTAGAGAGCTGTTCCCAAGCAAGCAGAAAAATATCAGCAGACTGTATGAAGTCCCAACAAATGGAGTTATATCTGGGGAATGTCTACAGTTATTCATGATTGAATTTTGGAAaagcagatcattagacagtttgtCAAAAAATATGCTGTGGTTCATCTTGTCTTGAGGACtgtataaaaatagaaaaaagagtTAGCTATACAGTAATCAATCAGATTTTCTCTGTCAAATATGTTATTAAGTTTTTATCAGCACACACCCTTCGTAATTTATATTTGTAAATTTATTTATGATGTTTTACAGTGATCATAGAAGAGAACAATGGCATTTAACATCAACACGAAGATAAGAGGAGTGGGGGATAAGAGAGGAGCACATGGAAAATGAGAAAAATGGAACCAGGAGTTGATACAGATAtggtgtgttatctactatataattgtctaagggtcacttccgtctttctgtctgtctgtaacggaaatcccaagccgctgattggttgcggcaaaacagccacgaccaatcagcgatgggcacagtccggtggcaaaatggccgctccttactccccgcagtcagtgcccgctccatactcccctccagtcatcgctcacgcagggttaatggcagcgttaacggaccgtgttatgccgtggtgtaacgcactctgttaatgctgctattaaccctgtgtgaccaactttttactattgatgctacctatgcagcatcaatagtaaa
This region of Ranitomeya imitator isolate aRanImi1 chromosome 1, aRanImi1.pri, whole genome shotgun sequence genomic DNA includes:
- the LOC138638506 gene encoding neuropeptide Y receptor type 4-2-like isoform X2, whose amino-acid sequence is MNHSIFFDKLSNDLLFQNSIMNNCRHSPDITPFVGTSYSLLIFFCLLGNSSLIYVICRRKEKGNVTHILIANLAFSDILVGIFCLPFTVVYTIMDYWMFGRCLCKITNFIGCASVTVSVMILVLIALERHQLILHPTGWKPNVSQAYTAVLLVWGLASLLALPLVYAVDLKDGPHKNISKVLDFLVDKSVCAEYWTSGQQRMAYTLTLLLLQYVIPLCFIICCYLRISVHLRQREGLFGRSYNHMRKVNLMLASMLGAFAVCYLPLQMFNIIVEWNHHLISVCYHNLIFSLCHLLAMISTCINPIIYGLLNSNVKQEIKILVQKCKGQRKKEPDILDESEKHPLSIKHFTVGNILPGSSSSEHKLEAI
- the LOC138638506 gene encoding neuropeptide Y receptor type 4-2-like isoform X1 yields the protein MLYYQYPSPQDKMNHSIFFDKLSNDLLFQNSIMNNCRHSPDITPFVGTSYSLLIFFCLLGNSSLIYVICRRKEKGNVTHILIANLAFSDILVGIFCLPFTVVYTIMDYWMFGRCLCKITNFIGCASVTVSVMILVLIALERHQLILHPTGWKPNVSQAYTAVLLVWGLASLLALPLVYAVDLKDGPHKNISKVLDFLVDKSVCAEYWTSGQQRMAYTLTLLLLQYVIPLCFIICCYLRISVHLRQREGLFGRSYNHMRKVNLMLASMLGAFAVCYLPLQMFNIIVEWNHHLISVCYHNLIFSLCHLLAMISTCINPIIYGLLNSNVKQEIKILVQKCKGQRKKEPDILDESEKHPLSIKHFTVGNILPGSSSSEHKLEAI